One window of the Pan troglodytes isolate AG18354 chromosome 12, NHGRI_mPanTro3-v2.0_pri, whole genome shotgun sequence genome contains the following:
- the PLGLB2 gene encoding plasminogen-like protein B — MDVQRLAEGPVMEGSSKFNNILGLGHTFWALLASPKVEHKEVVLLLLLFLKSGQGEPLDDYVNTQGASLFSVTKKQLGAGSREECAAKCEEDKEFTCRAFQYHSKEQQCVIMAENRKSSIIIRMRDVVLFEK, encoded by the exons ATGGACGTGCAGCGCTTGGCAGAGGGTCCCGTCATGGAAGGTTCCAGCAAAT TCAACAACATCCTGGGATTGGGACACACTTTCTGGGCACTGCTGGCCAGTCCCAAAGTGGAACATAAGGAAGTGGTTCTTctacttcttttatttctgaaatcag GTCAAGGAGAGCCTCTGGATGACTATGTGAATACCCAGGGGGCTTCACTGTTCAGTGTCACTAAGAAGCAGCTGGGGGCAGGAAGCAGAGAAGAATGTGCAGCAAAATGTGAGGAGGACAAAGAATTCACCTGCAG GGCATTCCAATATCACAGTAAAGAGCAACAATGTGTGATAATGGCTGAAAACAGGAAGTCCTCCATAATCATTAGGATGAGAGACGTagttttatttgaaaagtaa